Part of the Anoplopoma fimbria isolate UVic2021 breed Golden Eagle Sablefish chromosome 4, Afim_UVic_2022, whole genome shotgun sequence genome, AGGATCACGGTGGCCTAACCGGTACGAGTAAAATTACATTCGATGTTTTTGATGTCAACGACAATGCCCCAGTTATTAACGTAATGTCATTTTCTAGCCCCGTATCTGAGGATTCACGTCCTGGTACAACAATTGCTGTTTTGAATATAAAAGATGCAGATTCTGAGAATAatggacaaataaaatgttctatagATGGCAAACTTCCCTTTAAGATCGAATCATCTTTAACAAACTATTACAATTTGATCTCAGATCAATATTTTGATAGAGAATCTGTCTcagaatataatataacaataacagCCACTGATATGGGGTCTCCCCCACTCTCTAGCTCAACAAAGTTACATCTTAAAATCTCTGACGTAAACGACAATGCAcctttgtttgataaaaaaagctATTCTGCTTACATCACAGAGAATAATTCCCCTGGAATTTCCATATTTGCTGTCAGCGCACGAGACTCTGATTGGAATCAAAATGCCAGAATCTCGTATATTTTAGAGGACACACAAGTCAATGGTAGTCCAGTTTCTACATATGTGTCTTTAAACTCTGAAACTGGAGTTCTTAGTGCAGTTCGTTCTTTTGATTATGAGCAAATTAAACAGCTTCAGCTAGTAGTCAAAGCGCAGGATGGAGGCTCCCCTCCATTCAGTAGCAATGTGACTGTGAAACTAATGATCCAGGACCAGAACGACAACCCTCCTCAGGTTCTGTACCCAGTCCAGACTGGTGGCTCTCTGGTGGCTGAGATGGTGCCTCGTTCAGCAGATGTGGGCTATCTGGTCACTAAAGTGGTGGCTGTTGATGTGGACTCTGGACAGAATGCCTGGCTCTCCTATAGACTGCAGAAAGCCACAGACAGGGCGCTGTTTGAAGTGGGCTTACAGAATGGAGAAATAAGAACTATCCGCCAAGTCACTGATAAAGatgctgtgaaacaaagactgactgTTATAGTGGAGGACAACGGGCAGCCCTCTCGTTCAGCTACAGTCATTGTTAACGTGGCGGTGGCGGACAGCTTCCCTGAAGTGCTGTCTGAGTTCACTGACTTTACACAAGACAAGGAGTACAATGACAACCTGACTTTCTACTTAGTGCTGGCTTTGGCTgtagtttccttcctcttcatcacgtgTTTAGTGGTTATTATATCAGTGAAGATCTACAGATGGAGACAGTCTCGCGTCATGTATCACTCCAATCTCCCTGTGATTCCGTATTATCCACCACGTTACTCAGACACTTTGGGGACAGGGACTCTCCAACACGTGTACAACTACGAGGTGTGCAGGACGACTGACTCCAGAAAGAGTGACTGTAAGTTCGGCCAAGCCGGTAGTCAGAACGTGCTGATAATGGACCCCAGTTCTACAGGGACGATGCAGCGGATACAGAGTGAAAGGAGCATCCTGGATGAACTAGACTCTCCTCTAGAGGTGAGTTAACATTTTAGTGTGTGTCCCCCTTTGTCAtcttcttgtatttatttacatttataaaaaatgatgcaCTTAATGCAGTCcctttcagcaccatggacagcaccTTAGTTGACAACTCATTATAGAAatactagttttttttttacttttcattttagaaAGCATTGATTTCTGTATGAAAACCATCCAAACCCTGTTTTGTTACCATGTTATActgctttaatttgttttagGCAAAACAATCCTCCATTAATAATGTCCAAATGCCAGATGTCCGCgctatatttacagacaaacttcttattgtgttaatatacaatattttctcTTGGCAAGGAAGGGTGCTGTTTGTATGGCTTACGTCAGACATAAAGGCAACAGGAAAAGTTGAAGAATACCGTCTAAGTAAATTGATTGACATATCAATGATGAGCATTGCAGGAGCTGGTTCCCCCACATTCTGTCGTTTCacaatatttaattgaatagcCATCTTTCTACATTTTGTCTTATGACTGCCGATATTGCCGTTAACATTTCCTAATACAAGATGATTGTGCATCAGTGTATTTTAGAGGCAAGTTCTTAATGTTCATATCAGTCTTGATAAAACTTTACAAACTGTTGAATCATTGTAGGAACTCCTAATATGGTTTTATGGGTTTCACATAAAGATGATGATTTAATTcattcaatgtatttttattttgtaggactAAGTGAACTGTAATCGATACGTTTTAGAATTAGATTAAATTTCCTAATATATATTGACAagtgctttgtgttttccttttttaactgAATTTTGGCATACAACATTATGTAGCgctgaatgtgttttaatttagaaatactatatttaaagacattccAGAGTGATGTCCAAACTATTTAGAGATGTGTTTAGTTCGTGTTTTTCAGAGTTTAGAGGTAGGGGCCTTTTTGATGTTCAGCTTTTAGACTCTAAGGGACGCTGTTGGTCAGTGAAACATTTTCTATGTTGTGTCGTCATTCAGTCCATCCTCCAACTGACTGTACAGTGAGGAGGgctctctgtgttttgtcaAGCTTTAGGACACCTACGAGAGAACATGGTCTCACAGTCTTGCATGTAAAGGTTGAAGACGTGTTTAGTCGTAACGGATATATCAGATCCAGCTTCGCCGTCATATCAATCggatacagatttttttaattctttgtcTCCACGATGGCAACTGGGGGATCTTTCACATGCGCAAAATGGAGATCGTTTTATGGACTGCGACGTCAAATAGGACTGCTTATGTTGCTGTTTCATGCGGTCAACATGGTAGGTGGTCAGATTCGTTATTCTATAccagaggagatgaagaaaggCTCTGTTATTGGTAATGTAGCGCAAGATCTGGGTTTAGATCTGAGGAGGCTCCGTTCTGGGCGGGCCCGTATCGTGACCGGAGAAAACATCCACTACACCGAGCTGAAATCAGACAAAGGGATTCTTGTCGTGAATGAGAGAATAGACCGAGAGCAGCTTTGTGGTGACGTAACTCCATGTAGCTTCAGCTTTGAGGTGATTTTAGAAAACCCTATCGAACTGCACAGAATAACTGTTGAGGTTTTAGACATCAATGATCACGCTCCCGTCTTCCCAAATAAAGATAAGCCCATCGGCTTTGAAATTAGCGAATCAGCTACAGTTGGAGCGCAGTTTCCACTGCAGAGTGCAGAGGATCTAGATGTGGGGCAAAACGCGTTGCAAGATTATGTTTTGTCGCCAAACGAAAATTTTATATTGAAGCAACATGCAAATCCAGATGGAAGTAAATACGTTGAAATGGTGCTCCAGAAGCCTTTGGACCGAGAGCAGCATCCCCATCTGTCTTTAAAACTGATCGCAGTTGACGGAGGAACACCACAGAGATCGGGTACAGTAAATATAGATGTGACTGTGTTAGATGCCAACGACAATGTCCCCGTGTTTAACCAATCTGTGTATAAAGCATCTGTGATGGAAAACACCACGAAAGGCACTAGCATTATTACAGTGAATGCCACGGACGCTGACAGTGGTTCATATGGAGTCATTACGTACAGTTTGTCTAAAATGAAAGGAAGTGCAGGGAATGTATTCAGTATTGATGAAAACACAGGCACAGTTTCTGTTTCTGGTCAGATAGattatgaaaaagacaaaaaatacgAGGTGAGAGTCGAGGCAAAGGACCACGGTGGCCTAACCGGTACGAGTAAAATTACATTAGAAGTTTTTGATGTCAACGACAATGCCCCAGTTATTAACGTAATGTCATTTTCTAGCCCCGTATCTGAGGATTCACGTCCTGGTACAACAATTGCTGTTTTGAATATAAAAGATGCAGATTCTGAGAATAatggacaaataaaatgttctatagATGGCAAACTTCCCTTTAAGATCGAATCATCTTTAACAAACTATTACAATTTGATCTCAGATCAATATTTTGATAGAGAATCTGTCTcagaatataatataacaataacagCCACTGATATGGGGTCTCCCCCACTCTCTAGCTCAACAAAGTTACATCTTAAAATCTCTGACGTAAACGACAATGCAcctttgtttgataaaaaaagctATTCTGCTTACATCACAGAGAATAATTCCCCTGGAATTTCCATATTTGCTGTCAGCGCGCGGGACTCTGATTGGAATCAAAACGCGAGAATCTCGTATATTTTAGAGGACACACAAGTCAATGGTAGTCCAGTTTCTACATATATGTCTT contains:
- the LOC129089902 gene encoding protocadherin gamma-A11-like codes for the protein MLLFHAVNMVGGQIRYSIPEEMKKGSVIGNVAQDLGLDLRRLRSGRARIVTGENIHYTELKSDKGILVVNERIDREQLCGDVTPCSFSFEVILENPIELHRITVEVLDINDHAPVFPNKDKPIGFEISESATVGAQFPLQSAEDLDVGQNALQDYVLSPNENFILKQHANPDGSKYVEMVLQKPLDREQHPHLSLKLIAVDGGTPQRSGTVNIDVTVLDANDNVPVFNQSVYKASVMENTTKGTSIITVNATDADSGSYGVITYSLSKMKGSAGNVFSIDENTGTVSVSGQIDYEKDKKYEVRVEAKDHGGLTGTSKITLEVFDVNDNAPVINVMSFSSPVSEDSRPGTTIAVLNIKDADSENNGQIKCSIDGKLPFKIESSLTNYYNLISDQYFDRESVSEYNITITATDMGSPPLSSSTKLHLKISDVNDNAPLFDKKSYSAYITENNSPGISIFAVSARDSDWNQNARISYILEDTQVNGSPVSTYMSLNSETGVLSAVRSFDYEQIKQLQLVVKAQDGGSPPLSSNVTVKLMIQDQNDNPPQVLYPVQTGGSLVAEMVPRSADVGYLVTKVVAVDVDSGQNAWLSYRLQKATDRALFEVGLQNGEIRTIRQVTDKDAVKQRLTVIVEDNGQPSRSATVIVNVAVADSFPEVLSEFTDFTQDKEYNDNLTFYLVLALAVVSFLFITCLVVIISVKIYRWRQSRVMYHSNLPVIPYYPPRYSDTLGTGTLQHVYNYEVCRTTDSRKSDCKFGGAGSQNVLIMDPSSTGTMQRIQSERSILDEPDSPLEVS